Proteins found in one Oribacterium sp. oral taxon 102 genomic segment:
- the yfcE gene encoding phosphodiesterase: MKYLIASDIHGSAYWCRKMLEKFQESKAEKLILLGDILYHGPRNDLPRDYAPKQVIEMLNPLRNRIYAVRGNCEAEVDQMVLAFPVMADYALLSLNGHTIYATHGHLFNEETLPPLSSGEALLHGHTHLLRAERLERDGLPFLCLNPGSVSLPKGGNPNSYAILEGDLYQVFDFDGNLLAEIGLEA, encoded by the coding sequence ATGAAATATCTGATTGCGAGTGATATTCACGGCTCCGCCTACTGGTGCAGGAAAATGCTGGAGAAATTTCAGGAGAGCAAAGCGGAGAAGCTGATCCTTCTGGGAGACATCCTATATCACGGGCCGAGGAACGATCTGCCGAGAGACTATGCCCCGAAGCAGGTGATTGAAATGCTGAATCCGCTTAGAAACCGGATCTACGCGGTACGCGGGAACTGTGAGGCGGAGGTTGATCAGATGGTGCTCGCGTTCCCGGTAATGGCGGACTATGCCCTGCTTTCTCTGAACGGACACACAATCTATGCGACGCACGGGCATCTCTTCAATGAGGAGACGCTGCCGCCGCTCTCTTCGGGTGAGGCGCTCCTTCACGGGCACACACATCTCCTGAGGGCGGAGAGGCTGGAGCGGGACGGGCTTCCCTTCCTCTGTCTGAACCCGGGCTCGGTTTCGCTTCCGAAGGGCGGAAATCCGAACAGCTATGCGATTCTGGAGGGAGATCTCTATCAGGTTTTCGACTTCGACGGAAATTTGCTGGCGGAGATCGGGCTGGAGGCATGA
- a CDS encoding YerC/YecD family TrpR-related protein, translating to MNSKLKTGEVEHLFDAMLTLRDKEDYYKFFEDLCTINELLSMAQRYEVAKMLREGHTYLDIAKSTGASTATISRVNRSLNYGADGYDIAFQRLGLEDRSGRGRD from the coding sequence ATGAACAGTAAGTTAAAGACCGGAGAGGTAGAGCATCTCTTCGATGCGATGCTGACGCTGCGGGATAAGGAGGATTATTACAAGTTCTTCGAGGATCTCTGCACGATCAATGAGCTGCTGTCGATGGCGCAGCGCTATGAGGTCGCGAAGATGCTGCGGGAGGGACATACCTACCTTGATATTGCGAAGAGCACCGGCGCCTCGACGGCGACGATTTCCAGAGTGAACCGTTCCCTGAACTATGGGGCGGACGGTTACGATATCGCATTTCAGAGGCTGGGGCTGGAGGATCGCTCCGGGAGGGGAAGAGATTAG
- a CDS encoding DUF1836 domain-containing protein, translated as MEKNLLEELTEYLQELRYIPASEIPGLALYMDQVTGFMEEQLSMMKRSPSDKALTKTMINNYAKNKLLPPPVKKRYSRNHILMLLFIYYYKGILSLSDIEEILRPLHDTYFASDAVPSLAKVYEEVFSLEADARDRLIEDIRTKFARASESFSPAQDAFSGLTEEARSELQLFAFISELAYDIYLKKQLIERITDQLREKSGEKKKR; from the coding sequence ATGGAAAAGAACCTTTTAGAAGAGCTAACCGAATATCTGCAAGAGCTCCGGTATATCCCTGCTTCCGAGATCCCAGGGCTCGCGCTGTACATGGATCAGGTGACCGGCTTCATGGAGGAGCAGCTTTCGATGATGAAGCGCAGTCCCTCTGACAAGGCGCTGACAAAAACCATGATTAACAACTACGCGAAAAACAAGCTTCTTCCGCCGCCGGTGAAGAAGCGCTATTCGCGGAATCATATTCTGATGCTCCTCTTCATCTACTACTATAAGGGGATTCTGAGCCTGTCCGACATCGAGGAGATCCTACGCCCGCTGCATGACACGTACTTCGCATCAGACGCCGTCCCCTCTCTCGCGAAAGTCTACGAGGAGGTCTTCTCGCTGGAGGCTGACGCCAGGGATCGCCTGATCGAGGATATCCGGACAAAGTTTGCGCGCGCCTCCGAGAGCTTCTCTCCGGCACAGGATGCCTTCTCCGGTCTTACCGAGGAAGCGCGTTCCGAGCTGCAGCTCTTTGCCTTCATTTCCGAGCTTGCCTATGATATTTATCTGAAAAAACAGCTGATCGAGAGGATCACGGATCAGCTTCGGGAAAAGAGCGGGGAGAAAAAGAAGCGCTGA